A window of the Rhizobium brockwellii genome harbors these coding sequences:
- a CDS encoding transglutaminase-like domain-containing protein: MLIRYGYEITLTCPQPTALVCLLSVHDDRAADIRIPETVFTTPDVPTSTYRDLFGNRCLRLVAPAGDLTIWGDATIEDDGKLDRSLPGARELPVSELPDDCLVYLMGSRYCETDRLSQIAWDMFGTVSPGWGRVQAICDFVHGHIQFDYMQARSTRTAFEAFHERVGVCRDFAHLAVALCRCLNIPARYINGHLGDIGIPVVDPMDFSAWIEVFLDGAWHTFDPRNNTPRIGRIIVARGRDAADIPLINSFGPHVLKAFRVWTYEVTELQQMQSVAERAV; this comes from the coding sequence ATGTTAATCCGTTACGGCTATGAAATAACGTTGACCTGCCCGCAGCCGACAGCATTGGTCTGTCTGTTGTCGGTTCATGACGATCGCGCGGCCGACATCAGAATTCCGGAAACGGTCTTCACCACGCCCGATGTTCCCACTTCGACCTATCGCGATCTCTTCGGCAACCGCTGTCTTCGGTTGGTTGCCCCAGCGGGCGACCTGACCATATGGGGCGATGCGACGATCGAAGACGACGGCAAACTGGACAGGTCGCTGCCAGGAGCCAGGGAACTCCCGGTTTCGGAGTTGCCGGATGATTGCCTCGTCTACCTGATGGGCAGCCGCTATTGCGAGACGGATCGTCTCAGCCAGATTGCATGGGATATGTTCGGCACCGTCTCACCCGGCTGGGGCCGCGTTCAGGCGATCTGCGACTTCGTTCACGGCCATATCCAATTCGACTACATGCAGGCGCGATCGACGCGGACAGCTTTCGAGGCGTTCCACGAACGTGTCGGCGTCTGTCGCGACTTTGCGCATCTCGCGGTGGCGCTGTGCCGTTGCCTCAACATTCCTGCCCGATATATCAATGGCCATCTCGGTGACATCGGTATTCCCGTCGTCGATCCGATGGACTTCAGCGCCTGGATCGAGGTCTTCCTCGACGGTGCATGGCATACATTCGATCCGCGCAACAACACGCCGCGGATCGGTCGTATCATCGTCGCACGCGGGCGCGACGCCGCCGACATACCGCTCATCAATTCCTTCGGACCGCATGTGCTGAAGGCATTTCGAGTGTGGACCTATGAGGTAACGGAGCTGCAGCAGATGCAAAGCGTCGCCGAGCGAGCTGTTTAG
- a CDS encoding VOC family protein, translating into MFDHISIGVKDLARARRFYDAALAPLGYERLSNSDNIIGYGPERVGLWLMQVEQPVVADMRSGLHFCFVAPDEAAVDAFHAAAVASGGTDNGEPGVRPDYGQFYYAAFIIDPDGYRLEAYFHKGEL; encoded by the coding sequence ATGTTCGATCACATTTCCATCGGCGTAAAAGACCTCGCAAGAGCCCGCCGTTTCTACGATGCGGCGCTGGCGCCGCTCGGATATGAGCGCCTTTCCAATTCCGACAACATAATCGGCTACGGCCCGGAAAGGGTCGGGCTCTGGTTGATGCAGGTCGAACAGCCTGTTGTTGCCGACATGCGATCCGGGCTGCACTTCTGCTTCGTCGCGCCCGATGAGGCCGCGGTCGATGCCTTTCACGCGGCGGCCGTTGCATCCGGCGGCACGGATAATGGCGAACCAGGTGTGCGGCCGGATTATGGGCAATTCTATTACGCCGCTTTCATAATCGACCCGGACGGCTATCGCCTCGAAGCTTATTTCCACAAAGGCGAGCTATAA